Proteins encoded by one window of Bubalus bubalis isolate 160015118507 breed Murrah chromosome 4, NDDB_SH_1, whole genome shotgun sequence:
- the TXNRD1 gene encoding thioredoxin reductase 1, cytoplasmic — protein sequence MNGSKDLPEPYDYDLIIIGGGSGGLAAAKEAAKYDKKVMVLDFVTPTPLGTRWGLGGTCVNVGCIPKKLMHQAALLGQALRDSRNYGWNVEETVKHDWERMTEAVQNHIGSLNWGYRVALREKKVTYENAYGEFVGPHRIKATNNKGKEKIYSAERFLIATGERPRYLGIPGDKEYCISSDDLFSLPYCPGKTLVVGASYVALECAGFLAGIGLDVTVMVRSILLRGFDQDMANKIGEHMQEHGIKFIRQFVPIKVEQIEAGTPGRLRVIAKSTNSDQTIEGEYNTVLLAIGRDACTRKIGLENVGVKINEKTGKIPVTEEEQTNVPYIYAIGDILEGKLELTPVAIQAGRLLAQRLYGGSSVKCDYENVPTTVFTPLEYGSCGLSEEKAVEKFGEENVEVYHSYFWPLEWTIPSRDNNKCYAKVVCNIKDNERVVGFHVLGPNAGEVTQGFAAALKCGLTKDQLDSTIGIHPVCAEVFTTLSVTKRSGGNILQTGC from the exons ATGAATGGCTCCAAGGATCTCCCGGAGCCCTATGACTACGACCTCATCATCATTGGAGGGGGTTCTGGAGGACTGGCAGCCGCCAAG GAGGCAGCCAAATATGACAAGAAGGTGATGGTTCTGGATTTTGTCACTCCAACCCCTCTTGGAACTAGATGGG GTCTTGGAGGAACGTGTGTGAATGTGGGTTGCATACCTAAAAAATTGATGCACCAAGCAGCGTTGTTAGGTCAAGCCCTACGAGACTCTCGAAACTACGGGTGGAACGTCGAGGAGACAG TTAAACATGACTGGGAGCGAATGACAGAGGCGGTCCAGAACCACATTGGTTCTCTCAACTGGGGCTACCGCGTGGCTCTGCGGGAGAAAAAGGTCACCTACGAGAACGCGTACGGAGAGTTTGTGGGGCCTCACAGGATTAAG GCAACAAATAACAAAGGCAAAGAGAAGATTTACTCAGCAGAGAGATTTCTCATTGCCACTGGTGAAAGGCCGCGTTATTTGGGTATCCCCGGTGACAAAGAATACTGTATCAGCAG tgatgatCTTTTCTCTCTACCTTATTGCCCGGGTAAGACCCTGGTGGTCGGAGCATCCTATGTTGCTTTGGAATGTGCTGGATTTCTTGCTGGTATTGGTTTAGACGTCACTGTTATGGTACGATCCATTCTCCTAAGAGGATTTGACCAGGACATGGCCAACAAAATTGGTGAACATATGCAAGAACATGGTATCAAGTTCATAAGACAGTTTGTACCAATAAAA GTTGAACAAATTGAAGCAGGGACACCAGGCCGACTGAGAGTGATAGCTAAATCCACTAATAGTGACCAAACCATCGAAGGAGAGTATAATACG GTATTGCTGGCAATAGGAAGAGATGCTTGCACGAGAAAAATTGGCTTAGAAAACGTGGGggtaaagataaatgaaaa GACTGGAAAAATACCTGTCACAGAGGAAGAGCAAACCAACGTGCCTTACATCTATGCCATCGGTGATATATTGGAGGGGAAGCTGGAGCTCACCCCCGTGGCCATCCAGGCAGGAAGGCTGCTGGCTCAGAGGCTGTATGGTGGCTCCTCTGTCAAG TGTGACTATGAAAACGTTCCAACGACTGTTTTCACTCCTTTGGAATATGGGTCTTGTGGTCTTTCTGAGGAGAAAGCTGTGGAgaaatttggggaagaaaatgttGAG GTTTACCATAGTTACTTTTGGCCATTGGAATGGACGATTCCATCAAGGGATAACAACAAATGTTACGCAAAAGTAGTCTGCAATATCAAAGACAAT GAACGTGTTGTGGGCTTCCACGTACTGGGTCCAAATGCTGGAGAAGTGACCCAGGGCTTCGCAGCGGCACTCAAATGTGGGCTGACCAAAGACCAGCTGGACAGCACCATCGGAATCCACCCCGTTTGCGCAGAG